The following nucleotide sequence is from Halobacillus mangrovi.
TTACCTTCAACGATTTCAAAAGTAACAGTTTCGTTTTCTTCTAAAGTTTTAAATCCTTCGCCTTGAATAGCAGAGAAGTGTACGAATACATCGTCTTGACCTTCTACTTCGATAAATCCAAAACCTTTTTCTGCGTTAAACCATTTAACATTACCTTGTAACATGTAGTTACCTCCTGCGTGGAACTCTTTCCACAATGTATTACTATTATTGCTCTGCATATTCATTCAAGACGAAAGTGACTTAAAAGTTACTTTTTCTTTCATTCGTAAACGAACAAGAATAATTAACTCTAACTATACCACATACACCAGTAGAGTCAATAGTTGGGAAGCAATCAGGTAAAAAGAATTTATCTATTAGCGTTTAAGTGATAAATAAAAGATTTGCCTCACCCTATTACTTGAATAGAATTAATCATGCTCCCACGCCTCTGCTATTGGTTATCGGAAAAGCAGAGAGAATATTTTCTGTGTGGAACGCTCGCACCTCCTTGCGATTGAAACAATAGGCAAGAATGTAGGTGTCACGTATAGCAATGACTCGAATCATCCGTTGAGTAAGCGTCCCTTGACCGGACATATAAATGATTTCAATTTTTGCTTTTTCTTCTTTTGCACGGACCATTAAATCACTCATTTGTATCACTCCTCAAATAAAGCGAACATTTGTTCTTATGTCTATTATATGGAGTGCATCTCTTTTTGTACACTAGAAATAATTTGAAAAAACCCTCGATCCTGAAGATCGAGGGTTTTCCTATCCATTAATACGTTTGTAAGTATTGTTCGCGTTCCCAAGGATGGACTTGCGTACGGAACATATCCCATTCAATTTCTTTCGCTTCAATAAAATGCTCGAATAGGTGCTCCCCAAGGGCTTCAACCATAATCGAATCCTTCTGCAGCTCAACGAGGGCATCGTAAAGTGTCGCTGGAAGGTCTTTAACACCGTGCGCTTCACGCTCTTTTTTATCCATCACATAGATATTTCGGTCAACCGGCGCAGGAGCATCCAATTTATTCTCCACACCATCAAGCCCTGCAGCTAATAGCACAGCCATTGCCATGTAAGGGTTCGCTGCCGGGTCAACACTACGCACCTCAATACGCGTGCTGAGACCACGAGAAGTCGGTACGCGTACAAGTGGACTACGGTTTTGGCCGGACCAAGCGACATAACAAGGGGCTTCATACCCGGGCACTAGACGCTTGAAGGAGTTCACTGTAGGGTTCGTTACAGCTGTAAAGTTTGTGGCATGTTTAATAATTCCAGCTGTGAACTGATACGCCACATCTGAAAGTTGTTCCTTGCCGTTTTCATCGAAGAACGCATTTCCGCTTTCGTTGAATAAGGACATGTTTGCGTGCATTCCGGATCCGTTCACACCAAATAGAGGCTTTGGCATAAAGGTTGCATGCAATCCATGCTGACGCGCGATTGTCTTAACAACTAATTTAAATGTCTGAATATCATCACAGTGTTTCACAGCATCGGAGTATTTAAAGTCAATTTCATGCTGTCCTGGAGCTACTTCATGGTGAGAAGCTTCAATTTCAAAACCCATTTCTTCTAGTTCAAGAACGATATCACGGCGGCAATTTTCACCTAGATCTGTAGGAGCAAGGTCGAAGTACCCACCTTTATCATTTAACTCCATTGTAGGATCTCCTGATTGATCTAGCTTAAACAAGAAGAATTCTGGCTCTGTTCCGATGTTGAAGGCGGAAAATCCAAGTTTCTCCATTTTCTTGATGTTGCGCTTCAAATTATAACGCGGACAGCCTTCAAATGGAGTCTTGTCTGGGTTGTATATGTCACAAATGAATCGTGCCACTTTCCCTTTTTCCGATGTCCAAGGGAAAACGACGAATGTATCTAAATCTGGCACCAGGTACATATCAGATTCTTCAATTCGAACGAATCCTTCTATGGACGATCCATCAAACATCATCATTCCGTCTAGTGCTTTGTCTAACTGGCTTAGTGGGATTTCCACGTTTTTAATTGTACCGAGCATATCCGTAAATTGCAGTCGGATAAACCGGACGTTTTCTTCATCAATTTTTTTGTAGATTTCTTCTTTAGTCAAACCCATTCAATATTCCCCTCTCAACATAATTTAATGGAAGAACCTAGATAATTCTCCCTGCCGAATACCTAATTTACCTTGTCGTCCCGCGGTGAATAGTTCTTGTTGGAGCATACGGCGAAGTTCTTTCTCAGAAAGTTCATTATGAACTTCTTGAACCTGTTCCTCATCATATGCTTCGTTCTTCGGCTGCTCGTTAAGCTTAAGAACCTTCTTAATACCCGCCATATTCACTCCTTGGTCAATGAGGTCTTTGATTTCTAACAATCGATCGACATCATTGAACGAGAATAAACGGCGGTTGCCTTCTGATCGCGCAGGATAAATCAGCTCGTGCTGTTCATAATATCGAATCTGGCGAGCAGTAAGATCCGTTAAAGATTGAACAATCCCCATCGGGAACAACGGCATAGAACGACGAATTTCATCACTCATCGATGTGCCTCCTCCCCATAAGAATGATACTTTAATTATACGTCAGACAGGGGATATGTCAACATATGTGAGAAATGTTCACATAATAAAATAAGAATAAAAATTCTCGGTAAGATTCCGATAAGAAATACCCATTTCATCGTTTTTTCATGTCTCTATAAATTCTCTATTCATTATGAGACAGAGCGGAGAGACATTCTTTGTTAGAAAATCTCAGTATCTACCTGACCGGGGTGAATATTCCGTCTTCGATCAAGTGTGCCACTGCTTGGTTGACTGCAATTTTTACATGTGCGTAGGTCAATCCACCTTGAATAAAAGCGGTATAAGGTGGACGAATAGGCCCGTCTGCCGTTAATTCCAAACTTGCTCCCTGGATGAACGTACCTGCTGCCATTATGACGTCGTCCTCATATCCAGGCATTGCACTAGGCTGAGGGAGAACATGAGAATTAACAGGGGAAGCTTGTTGAATCGCCTGACAAAAGCGGACCATTTGCTCTGCGGTTTCGAAATTGACCGATTGAATCAGGTCTGTCCTTTTCGCATCGAATGATGGGTTCGTATTAAAGCCTAACGTCTCTAAAAACTTCGCTGTAAAAATGGCTCCTTTTAAGGCCTCTCCAACTACATGCGGAGCCAAAAAGATCCCTTGATACATTTCCTGCAAACTATTCAAGCTTGCTCCTGTTTCTTTTCCTAATCCTGGGGCGGTAAGACGATAACTGCACAACTCAATTAGGTCTTTTCTTCCTGCTATGTATCCTCCGATCCTGGCAATACCTCCACCAGGATTTTTAATCAGCGAACCAGCAATCAAATCTGCTCCAGCTTCAATAGGCTCGCGTGTTTCTACAAACTCGCCGTAGCAATTGTCAACGAAAATTACTGCATCCGATTTAACTTGCCGCACTTCCTTAATCATCTGAGAGATCTCTTCGATAGTAAAAGAGGGCCGGTCATCATAACCTTTCGATCGTTGGATAGCGACAATCTTAGTCTCAGGAGAGATCGTTTCTCTTATTCGTTCTACATCAAACGAGCCTTCCTTTGTAATAGGAATCGAGTTGTAGGAAACTCCGAAATCTCTTAACGACCCAGTGTCTTTACCGCCTTTTTTCCCAACCACTTCGTGTAGCGTGTCATATGGCTCGCCAGTGATGTATAAAAGCTCGTCCCCCGGTCTTAAGACTCCGAACAAGGCTGTTGTGATGGCATGCGTGCCAGAAATAAGCTGAGGGCGGACAAGCGCATCTTCAGCTTTAAATATTTCCGCATACAAAGCTTCTAATGTATCCCGCCCAAAGTCATCATAACCATAGCCTGTCGTTGGGTTAAAATGGGAGTCGCTCACCCTCAACTTTTGGAAAGCGTTCAAAACATTTGCCTGGTTCTCTTCGACGATTTGGTTAACTTCCTTGTGTTTATGAATAATTTCTTCTTCTGCTTGTCTTATTACTTCTTGTATATTCACGGTGCTTTTCCTGCCTTTTTCATATCTTATAAAATCTGATGTCTTAGCGGGTGCTCTGGATGAATAAATCCATGAAGAGCATACCCTTCTTTATCTTCTAAAAATTGCAGTGATGTAATCATGCTGTACTTTTTAAACTGCTGTAGCAGCTTACCATCTGAGGCTGGCAAAAATAGGTCATATTCGTACCACTCTTCTTTTAACACGACTTCTACTTTATCCAGTATGCGTTTAATATCAATTCGGTCATGGACACTGACGGTTAATGATGGATGGATATTTGGGATGAAATCATCATTCAGTAGGTCCTTCTTATTGTAAACGGTAAGGATTGGGAGATGACCTGCTTCCAATTCTTCTAATAAATGCAATACAGTTCGTTCCTGCTGGATATGATCAGGGTGTGAGGCATCTACCATATGAATGATAAAATCTGCTTCTGTAACTTCCTCAAGAGTCGAACGAAACGCAGCAATCAATGTTGTAGGGAGGTCCTGGATGAACCCAACTGTATCAGAGATGAGCGCTTGAAAACCTGATGGAAGACTCATTTGCCTTGTTAAAGGGTCAAGCGTAGCAAACAACAGATCCTCTTCAAAGGATTCACTTTCTGTTACTCGATTAAAGAACGTTGATTTCCCTGCATTGGTATAGCCGACAATTGCGATTTGAAAAGCCATGTTTTCTTTTCGGCGTTTTCGGTACTGTTCTCGCTGTTTCACAACTGTATTCAGCCTTGTTTTAATATCATCTATCCTTCTCTGAATATGCCGGCGGTCGGTCTCCAGTTTCGTTTCACCAGGTCCGCGAGTGCCAATCCCGCCACCAAGACGAGAAAGTTCGGTCCCCTGTCCAGCGAGCCGTGGTAATAAATATTGAAGCTGAGCTAATTCTACTTGAAGCTTCCCTTCCTTGGTACGGGCACGCCCAGCAAAGATATCCAAAATAAGTTGACTGCGATCAATAACGCGACGTTCAATTCGATCCGTTATATTCCTTAACTGACCAGGGGAAAGCTCATCATTGAAAATAACAAGATCAGCATCGATCTCATCTGCAGCTATTTTAATTTCTTCAAGCTTTCCTTGTCCTAGATATGTAGCCGGGTGAACCCGGTCTCTATTTTGAGTAATAACTTTACATACTTCTCCATTAGCAGTTTCCGTTAAGGACTGAAGCTCTTCGAGAGAAGATTGAAACCGTTCTTCTTGTTCTTGTGGATTTTTTCTTGCTACGAGGATGACTTGTTCTTTTGCCTTCATTGTAACACCTTCTTTTCTTCTCCTCTTTTCTTCTCCATCATATCAAAAAAATAGCAGGATAGATATTTGCATCCATTAATGGTAGTTATAGCGTGATTGGATTTCAGCAAAATCCTCCGGCTGAAGCGTCATCAAAGTTGATTTACGCTGATCAAGACTGCATACAACCCTCCAGGCGTGCTTTCTTATAGCTTCCTCAATTACATTGCGCACATACCTTGCATTAGAAAAGTTATACGATGATTCCGAACAGACGTGCACAAGGTGATTGAACAATCTTCTTTCCGCTTCCTTCGTCAAGCAATACTGTCGTTCTTTCAACATCTCAGAAGCTATTCCTGATAACTCTGTTGCAGAGTAATTAGAAAAAGATAATTGAATAGGAAATCTCGAAGCAAGACCCGGATTGATTTTTAGAAAATCATCCATCTCATCAGGGTACCCTGCCAAGATAATAATTAATTCATCATGGTGATCCTCCATGCATTTAACAATCGTATCAATCGCTTCTTTCCCAAAATCCTTTTCCCCTCCGCGTGCAAGTGAGTACGCTTCATCAATGAAGAGTACACCTCCTAGGGATTTATGAATCAGGTCTTTTGTTTTCTGCGCGGTATGCCCAATATACTCGCCTACCAAATCACTTCGATCTGCTTCTATAAAATGACCTTTCTCAAGCACATCGATTTCACTAAAGAGTTTTGCTACCATACGGGCAATAGTCGTTTTACCCGTACCAGGATTTCCTTTGAAAACCATGTGTAAAACCTGCCCATTTGATTTCAATCCGACATCTTTTCTCTTTTGAGCGACTAAAACCTGGGCATAAATCTCCTTTATACGGACCTTTAAATTTTCCATCCCTATGATGGAAGAGAAATAATCATCAATTTTACGAAAAGGAGTCAACGTATTCTCTTTGGATTGGACTTGTTGAACCGGAGTTTCTTTCCCTTTCGATTCGTTTAGTACAATATTGATCGTACCAGGTTTTACTGCCTTTGCCTGCGATTGCACATGGATCCCTCCTCGTTTCCCTTCATCATACGCAAAAAGGAGATCACCTGTGACAAACGCCCAGACAATGAAAAAACGGAAGCTGTCATAAGCTCCCGTTTTTTCCACTCATCACCTATTTCAATTTACAGCGTGAAATTCTTACTTTTATTCCTTATCCAATGAAACGTTTTTCATCGGTGCAAAAGTCGAAATCGCATGTTTGAAAATTAACTGCTGCTTCCCTTCTGTTTCAAGGAGCACGGTAAAGTTATCAAACGCCTTAACAACACCGCGTAATTGGAAGCCGTTTAGTAGAAAGCAAGTCACCTGCATACGCTCTTTCCTCAATTGATTTAAATAGTTGTCTTGAATATTTACGGATTGGGCCATGGATCTTCCTCCTCTTTTCTATCTGTAATACTACCATTCTATGTTTTACTTCAGCATTCCTGCAAGATCGGCCAAAATTGTTGCAAATTTCTCTTCGTAATCATCTTCCGTCACTTCATACCAGTTTACATCCATTTTGTTTCTAAAGTACGTGTATTGTCGTTTAGCGTAACGGCGGGAGTTACGTTTTAAAAGTTCAATCGCATCGTTCAAGCCATATTCACCTTTAAAGTATGGAATCAGCTCCTTGTATCCAATGGCTTTCATAGATTGTTGATCTTCCAGCCCTTGTTCATAAAGACTTCTTACTTCTTCTACCAGCCCTTCATCTACCATTTTATCGACCCTTTTGTTTATTCGGTCATATAGCTGATTACGATCCATTTCTAAACCAATGATGATGGGGCTGAAAGGAGACTCATCTGGTTGTTCCTCCTGATAATCGCTCATGACCTTGCCTGTTGTTTCGTAGACTTCCAGCGCTCTCAATACACGCCGTTCGTTATTAGGATGAATTCTGCTCGCTTGCTCAGGATCGACTGACTTCAAGCGATCGTACATGTGCTGCATTCCTCGTTCTTTTGCTTCCTCTTCTAACTTCTTAATCACTGCATCATCTTTCTTTGTTTCAGAGAAATTGAAATCATAAAGGGTTGCTTGTATGTAAAGACCTGTACCTCCCACAATGACAGGAAGTTTACCATTCTTATCTATTTTATATATCAAATTTTGTACAGTTTCTTGAAATTCTGCAACTGAAAAATCTTCAGAAGGATCCTTTAAATCAATCATGTGGTGTGGAATTCCTTCCATTTCTTCTTTTGTCACTTTGGCTGTTCCGATATCCATTGACTTGTAAATTTGCATAGAATCTCCACTGATGACTTCCCCGCCAAAATGCTTAGCGATATGGACTCCGAGTTTTGACTTCCCCACCGCAGTCGGTCCAACTACAGAAATGACTTTTGGTTTTTTCATAAACCTTCCCTCCTTTGCACTGATTCTTATTATACATGAATCCCTCTACAATCATACCTCAGCAGCCTAACTAACGGAATTCGTTACCCGCACTAACGGATTCCGTTATTAAAATTCAAAATATTCGTTAGTTTCACTATCGAGATTCGTTAGTTTGTGTTATAGTATAAAAAAGGAGGCGTATCACAGTGGTACATGAAAGAATTCGTTCACTTAGGAAAGATAGAGGTTTCACACAAACGATGTTAGCTGAAAAAGTCGGTGTGTCTGCCCAGGTCGTCTCAAATTGGGAACGGAATTATACTTCTCCGGATTTGATCGACTTGACGAAGATTGCTCATGCACTTCATACCACTGCGGATTATCTTTTAGGTCTCAGCGATGAGCTGGAAGATGAAATGCGTGAGATTAAACAACTCCTCGAAACCAAAGGTTATGATAAACCTGTGTTTTTTGATAAAAAAGCATGGTTCGGTATTCAGCCTGATGAAATCAAACAGATCGATAATTATTTCCGTTTTTTATTGCAACAAAAAAATATATCATGACCCCCTCCCCTACTCCGAATGGTGGGATAGTCTGGTGCGATACAACATTTACATACCGCTCTTGGTTTGACTGTAATTTGATTATGTCAACTTAGGGCGGTTTAATTATGTCTAAAATTCTGGGAGTAACAGGAAACAGAGACCTTAATATCGAATACGTGTGTATAGGGAGGCGATATGTTTATGGATGCAAAAGAAAGGTTGAAGGGACAAAAAGTTGAATTTAATTGTCCTAACTGTGGGAATAAAGTGGAAGCTGGAGCTGCAGCAATCTTTGAAGATACGAATCACGTGACTTGCCCACACTGTGACTCAGAAATTCATCTTCAAAACTCTCAAGCATTGAGTAAGTTAGAAAAACAATGGAAAGGGCTCAAAAAATGGACCAAGTCTTGATCCCACAAAAATAAGCTCAACACCTAGAATATGTGTGTTGAGCTTTTTGGTCTTCACGACATCACTCTCTTGAACATTTTCTCCATCTCATATTCTGAGAAGAAAACGATAATGGGCCTGCCATGAGGACAAGTAAAGGGATCTGTTGATTTTCTGAGATCTTCAAGCAGTTGAAACATGTCTGATTGATTCAGATAATGATTTGCTTTGATTGAACGTTTACACGACATTAAAATAGCAGCTTCTTCTCTTAATTTTAATATATCTATCCGCTCTTTGTTCGTAAGCTGATCGATCATTTCATAGATCACTTCTTCTTCAAAACCTTTTGGAAACCATTGGGGATGACTCCTTACAATAAAACTGTTGTCTCCGAAAGGTTCAAAGAATAGACCGACTTTCTCAAGTTCTTCTTTGTACTCTTCAATACGGAGAGCTTCTTGTCTTGAGAAATCAAAGGTCATTGGCACAAGCAATTCCTGAACTTCATGATCTACTTCTGCCAGCTTGTCACGGAAAAATTCGTATTTAATTCTTTCCTGAGCTGCATGCTGATCGACAATGTACATACCTTCTTCATTTTGAGCCAATATATAGGTCCCATGAAGTTGACCGATCGGATACATGGTCGGTACTCGGTCTACTGCTTCTTCATGTTGATGATTTGTTTCTTCTTTTTCTTCTGTTTTCTCCTGAAGTGGTTCAAACTTTGTTGTCATTTCTTTAAGGACCTCATCTTGCTGATTAGAGTAATTGTCCTTTGTCTTAGGCGGCAGCGTCTCTTTCATAAGATGATCTATCGACTCTTCCCGCTTTTGGTGAGCTTCTTCTTTATGGTCGTGGTCGAAGTTAAATGTCCCCTGGGTACTTAGTTGCTTTTTCGGCTTAGGCTTGGACTGCTCAACATTAGGAATCAACGTCTCTTTCCGAAATGCTCGACGAATGGTTTCTTCAAGAACCTCGAACAATTCTTTTTCCTTACTGAATCGTACTTCCAGTTTTGAAGGATGAACGTTGACATCGACGAGAATTGGGTCCATTTCAATATTCAACACAACAATTGGACTTTTTCCTATCGGAAGCAAGGTGTGATACCCCTGTAAAACAGCTTTATTTAAAGGAATATGCCTAATAAAACGCCCATTAACAATGGTTGACATATAATTACGTGAAGCTCTATAGATTTCGGGTTTAGCTACATACCCTTTCACTTTAAAATCCAGTGTTTCTGCTTCGATCGGAACCATCTTTCGTGCAACATTGACCCCATAAATGTTTGCTACGACTTGAAGCAAATCTCCCCGCCCATTCGTTTGAAAGATCTGCTTTTCATTGTGCGTGCAGGTGAACTTCACTTCTGGGTGTGCAAGTGCCATGCGATTCATGACATCTGTTATATGACCAAGCTCTGTGTGGATGGTCTTCATATATTTTAAACGGGCAGGCGTGTTGAAAAATAACTCCTCCACAGTGATATCTGTTCCCTGCCTTGCATCGCTTTTACTTTCATTGACGAGTTTACCGCCTTCGAGATCCAGTTTTGTTCCAGCCTCATTTCCAGTTGAGGTTTGAATCGTAAGACGGCTTACAGCGGCAATACTCGCAAGAGCCTCGCCGCGGAAGCCAAGTGTTCGTACATGAAAAAGATCATTTTCATTACTTATTTTACTTGTGGCATGCCGGTAAAACGCCCGTTCGCAATCTTCCTGATCCATGCCGGCACCGTTATCTGTTATCCGAATCCTCTCAAGTCCTGCTTCTAATAGTTCAACATTGACCCAAGCAGCCCCTGCATCAATGCTGTTTTCTACTAACTCTTTTACGACAGAGGCTGGGCGCTCGACAACTTCCCCGGCAGCTATTTTATTGGACAAATGGTCTGGCATGAGTTGGATTCGCCCCATCTCTGTACCTCCTTTACTACTTTATGACTTCATTTTTTTCTGCAGTTGATATAGCTCATTCATTGCATCCATTGGAGTCATTTCTAATAAATTCAAATTTTGTATATGCTGTTCAAATTGACTGGCAGAACGCTCAGCTTTACGTGCCTTCGGAGATTCCTCCTCAATAAACAAACTCAATTGCTCCTCTTCTGCACTCGCTGCGGCTTCCGCTGATGAATAAGCACCTTCTAATTGGTCAAGGAGCTCGGTAGCTCTTGTAATTAGAGGTTTTGGAAGATCAGCAAGTTTGGCCACGTGAATACCATAGCTCTCGTCAGCAGGTCCTTCTTTAATTTGGTGAAGGAACACAACATTGCCCTCGTATTCTTCAGCCCTAACGTGAACATTTTTCAAACGCTCCAGTTCGCCTTCAAGGGAAGTAAGCTCGTGATAGTGCGTGGAGAATAAGGTCTTTGCTCTTATATGTTCATGAATGTGCTCAACGATTGCCTGCGCTAACGCCATTCCATCGTAGGTGCTCGTCCCCCTGCCAATCTCATCGAGTAAAATCATACTGTTTTCAGTCGCGTGGGCTAGGGCATGATTAGCTTCGAGCATTTCGACCATGAATGTACTTTGGCCTGAGACAAGATCATCTGCAGCTCCTATCCGAGTAAATATTTGATCAAAGATTGGCAGATTAGCAGAATCGCAAGGAACAAAACTTCCCATCTGTCCTAAGATCGCAGTAAGAGCTAGTTGTCTCATGTAGGTACTTTTACCCGACATATTCGGACCTGTAATCAGAAGGACATCCGTTTCATCATTCATATAGATATCGTTAGGAACGAATGTATCCCCTTTTAATACTTTTTCAACGACGGGGTGTCTTCCTTGTTTGATATCTACAGTTCTTGTATCTTCTTTATAGGTCGGCCGTACATAGCTGTTTGTTTCAGCTGTCTGAGCAAATCCTTGAAGGACATCAATTCTACTGATTTGATCAGCTAAATACTGCAGTTTTTGAACATAAGTTTTTACTTGATCACGAACTTCAAGGAACAATTCATATTCAAGATCAACACTTTTTTCTTGTGCCTCCAAAATGATCGACTCTTTTTCCTTTAATTCCGGGGTTATGAAGCGCTCGGCATTCGTAAGGGTTTGTTTTCGTTCGTACATCCCTTCTGGTAGAAGACGCAAATTAGCTTTGGTCACTTCAATGTAATAGCCAAATACGCGGTTGTATCCTACTTTTAAGGACTTGATCCCCGTTGCTTTTCTCTCTTTCTGTTCTAATTCTGCAATCCACTGCTTCCCGTTTTTTGAAGCGTCCCTATACTCATCCAATTGATCATGAAATCCGTCACGAATCAAACCGCCTTCTTTAATCGTCATCGGAGGATCATCCGCAATACTTGCTTCCAGCAATTCTTTCAATTCGTGAAGTGGATCGATCGAATGATAAAGCTCTTCAATGGATGGATGAGTGAACTCACGCAGCGTTTCTAAAATCTCGGGAATCTTACGCAGGGAGTTTCTTAGTTGAATTAAATCTCTTGCGTTCACATTTCCGTAAGCAACTCTTCCAGCTAGACGTTCCAAATCGTAAACAGATGTTAATTGCTCTCTTAACGTTTCCCTCTCTAAGAATTGATGAAGAAATCCTTCTACCTGACTATGTCGCGTATCAATTGCGTTTTTGGAGAGCAAAGGACGCTCCATCCATTTCTTAAGCATCCTCGCTCCCATTGAAGTGATTGTCTGGTCGACAATGGATAATAAACTGCCTGATTTTCCACCTTTTCTTAGTGTTTCAAGTAATTCAAGATTCCGCTTTGAATACATGTCCAAAGTCATATATTGCTTTAACTCAATTACTTTAACAGGTTGTAAATGATCAAGGGTACGCTTTTGAGTTTGTTGAATATATTGAAGTAATCGACCAAATCCAATCTTAAGTTTATCTTGATGTACGTCAGCCACTAGATCAACGAAAGCTTCCTCAATAGTAGTCTCATCCTGATAAGAAACGGTATACCCTAGACGTTCCTTTAGCATTTCTTGTTGCTCTGCCGGAAAATCACTGGATACGACAACTTCTTTTACTGGACGACTGTAGAGTTCCCCGATAGCAGCATCAAATCCGTCTGCGACAAGGGCCACGCTATTTTCCCCTGTAGTTAAGTCATTATAGCTTACTGTATAGGTGCCGTCTTCGAACTTACTTAAGGAAGCGATATAATTGTTTTCTTTCTCATCGAGCATGCTTCCTTCCATTACTGTCCCAGGAGTAATCATCTGAACCACTTCACGTTTGACTACACCTTTTGCCTGTTTCGGGTCTTCCACTTGTTCACAGATGGCGACCTTGTAGCCTTTTTCAACCAGTTGTTTTATGTAATTTTCTGCAGAATGATAAGGGACACCGCACATCGGAATTCTTTCATCCGCTCCCCCATCCCTACTAGTCAGAGTGATTTCCAGTTCTTTCGAAGCTGTAAGCGCATCTTCAAAGAACATTTCGTAAAAGTCGCCTAGCCTGAAGAAAAGAAAAGCATCTTTCTGCTGGGATTTAATTTTCAAATATTGCTGCATCATGGGTGTATAGTTTGCCATAAGGTAAATCCTCCAAAACGATCTTTATTCATACTTTACCAATTATAGCACACATCCTTAGGAGCCTTGAATAAAATGAGATGGAAATTGTAAAAGACCCCAAATGGATGGGGTCAAAAAGAAATCCTCGCTGAATCAGCAAGGAATGTAGATTTAATCATCTTTATCATGGTCGTCGCTGGATGATGACGGAAGAAAATCAGGATCAATCGCA
It contains:
- a CDS encoding MerR family transcriptional regulator, with product MSDEIRRSMPLFPMGIVQSLTDLTARQIRYYEQHELIYPARSEGNRRLFSFNDVDRLLEIKDLIDQGVNMAGIKKVLKLNEQPKNEAYDEEQVQEVHNELSEKELRRMLQQELFTAGRQGKLGIRQGELSRFFH
- a CDS encoding AAA family ATPase: MQSQAKAVKPGTINIVLNESKGKETPVQQVQSKENTLTPFRKIDDYFSSIIGMENLKVRIKEIYAQVLVAQKRKDVGLKSNGQVLHMVFKGNPGTGKTTIARMVAKLFSEIDVLEKGHFIEADRSDLVGEYIGHTAQKTKDLIHKSLGGVLFIDEAYSLARGGEKDFGKEAIDTIVKCMEDHHDELIIILAGYPDEMDDFLKINPGLASRFPIQLSFSNYSATELSGIASEMLKERQYCLTKEAERRLFNHLVHVCSESSYNFSNARYVRNVIEEAIRKHAWRVVCSLDQRKSTLMTLQPEDFAEIQSRYNYH
- the glnA gene encoding type I glutamate--ammonia ligase, producing the protein MGLTKEEIYKKIDEENVRFIRLQFTDMLGTIKNVEIPLSQLDKALDGMMMFDGSSIEGFVRIEESDMYLVPDLDTFVVFPWTSEKGKVARFICDIYNPDKTPFEGCPRYNLKRNIKKMEKLGFSAFNIGTEPEFFLFKLDQSGDPTMELNDKGGYFDLAPTDLGENCRRDIVLELEEMGFEIEASHHEVAPGQHEIDFKYSDAVKHCDDIQTFKLVVKTIARQHGLHATFMPKPLFGVNGSGMHANMSLFNESGNAFFDENGKEQLSDVAYQFTAGIIKHATNFTAVTNPTVNSFKRLVPGYEAPCYVAWSGQNRSPLVRVPTSRGLSTRIEVRSVDPAANPYMAMAVLLAAGLDGVENKLDAPAPVDRNIYVMDKKEREAHGVKDLPATLYDALVELQKDSIMVEALGEHLFEHFIEAKEIEWDMFRTQVHPWEREQYLQTY
- the hflX gene encoding GTPase HflX → MKAKEQVILVARKNPQEQEERFQSSLEELQSLTETANGEVCKVITQNRDRVHPATYLGQGKLEEIKIAADEIDADLVIFNDELSPGQLRNITDRIERRVIDRSQLILDIFAGRARTKEGKLQVELAQLQYLLPRLAGQGTELSRLGGGIGTRGPGETKLETDRRHIQRRIDDIKTRLNTVVKQREQYRKRRKENMAFQIAIVGYTNAGKSTFFNRVTESESFEEDLLFATLDPLTRQMSLPSGFQALISDTVGFIQDLPTTLIAAFRSTLEEVTEADFIIHMVDASHPDHIQQERTVLHLLEELEAGHLPILTVYNKKDLLNDDFIPNIHPSLTVSVHDRIDIKRILDKVEVVLKEEWYEYDLFLPASDGKLLQQFKKYSMITSLQFLEDKEGYALHGFIHPEHPLRHQIL
- the hfq gene encoding RNA chaperone Hfq, giving the protein MAQSVNIQDNYLNQLRKERMQVTCFLLNGFQLRGVVKAFDNFTVLLETEGKQQLIFKHAISTFAPMKNVSLDKE
- a CDS encoding helix-turn-helix domain-containing protein codes for the protein MVHERIRSLRKDRGFTQTMLAEKVGVSAQVVSNWERNYTSPDLIDLTKIAHALHTTADYLLGLSDELEDEMREIKQLLETKGYDKPVFFDKKAWFGIQPDEIKQIDNYFRFLLQQKNIS
- a CDS encoding cold-shock protein, with product MLQGNVKWFNAEKGFGFIEVEGQDDVFVHFSAIQGEGFKTLEENETVTFEIVEGNRGPQAANVQK
- a CDS encoding methionine gamma-lyase family protein, which produces MNIQEVIRQAEEEIIHKHKEVNQIVEENQANVLNAFQKLRVSDSHFNPTTGYGYDDFGRDTLEALYAEIFKAEDALVRPQLISGTHAITTALFGVLRPGDELLYITGEPYDTLHEVVGKKGGKDTGSLRDFGVSYNSIPITKEGSFDVERIRETISPETKIVAIQRSKGYDDRPSFTIEEISQMIKEVRQVKSDAVIFVDNCYGEFVETREPIEAGADLIAGSLIKNPGGGIARIGGYIAGRKDLIELCSYRLTAPGLGKETGASLNSLQEMYQGIFLAPHVVGEALKGAIFTAKFLETLGFNTNPSFDAKRTDLIQSVNFETAEQMVRFCQAIQQASPVNSHVLPQPSAMPGYEDDVIMAAGTFIQGASLELTADGPIRPPYTAFIQGGLTYAHVKIAVNQAVAHLIEDGIFTPVR
- the miaA gene encoding tRNA (adenosine(37)-N6)-dimethylallyltransferase MiaA, which produces MKKPKVISVVGPTAVGKSKLGVHIAKHFGGEVISGDSMQIYKSMDIGTAKVTKEEMEGIPHHMIDLKDPSEDFSVAEFQETVQNLIYKIDKNGKLPVIVGGTGLYIQATLYDFNFSETKKDDAVIKKLEEEAKERGMQHMYDRLKSVDPEQASRIHPNNERRVLRALEVYETTGKVMSDYQEEQPDESPFSPIIIGLEMDRNQLYDRINKRVDKMVDEGLVEEVRSLYEQGLEDQQSMKAIGYKELIPYFKGEYGLNDAIELLKRNSRRYAKRQYTYFRNKMDVNWYEVTEDDYEEKFATILADLAGMLK